Proteins encoded within one genomic window of Manis pentadactyla isolate mManPen7 chromosome 4, mManPen7.hap1, whole genome shotgun sequence:
- the PPP1R9B gene encoding neurabin-2 isoform X2 has protein sequence MMKTEPRGPGGPLRSASPHRSAYEAGIQALKPPDAPGPDEAPKAAHHKKYGSNVHRIKSMFLQMGTTAGPPGEAGGGAGSTEAPRAPERGVRLSLPRASSLNENVDHSALLKLGTSVSERVSRFDSKPAPSAQAAPPPHPPSRLQETRKLFERSVPAAAGGDKEAAARRLLRQERAGLQDRKLDVVVRFNGSTEALDKLDADAVSPTVSQLSAVFEKADSRTGLHRGLGLPRAAAAGAPQVNSKLVSKRSRVFQPPPSAPSGDAPTEKERGPGGQQPPQHRVAPARPPPKPREVRKIKPVEVEESGESEAEAAPGEVIQAEVTVHAALENGSTLATTAGPAPEEQKAQAAPEEEAAATVGAPERGLGNGRAPDLAPEEADESKKEDFSEADLVDVSAYSGLGEDSGGSALEEDDEEDEEDGEPPYEPESGCVEIPGLSEEEDPAPSRKIHFSTAPIQVFSTYSNEDYDRRNEDVDPMAASAEYELEKRVERLELFPVELEKDSEGLGISIIGMGAGADMGLEKLGIFVKTVTEGGAAHRDGRIQVNDLLVEVDGTSLVGVTQSFAASVLRNTKGRVRFMIGRERPGEQSEVAQLIQQTLEQERWQREMMEQRYAQYGEDDEETGEYATDEDEELSPTFPGGEMAIEVFELAENEDALSPVDMEPEKLVHKFKELQIKHAVTEAEIQQLKRKLQSLEQEKGRWRVEKAQLEQSVEENKERMEKLEGYWGEAQSLCQAVDEHLRETQAQYQALERKYSKAKRLIKDYQQKSQNWKETCKH, from the exons ATGATGAAGACGGAGCCGCGGGGGCCCGGGGGTCCCCTCCGGAGCGCCTCTCCGCACCGCAGCGCATACGAGGCGGGCATCCAGGCTCTGAAGCCGCCCGACGCGCCCGGGCCCGACGAGGCACCCAAGGCAGCCCACCACAAGAAATATGGCTCCAATGTCCACCGCATCAAAAGTATGTTCCTGCAGATGGGCACGACGGCCGGGCCGCCGGGTGAGGCGGGCGGCGGCGCGGGCTCCACCGAGGCCCCGCGGGCGCCAGAGCGCGGCGTGCGCCTGTCGCTGCCGCGGGCCAGCAGCCTGAACGAGAACGTGGACCATAGCGCCCTGCTCAAGCTGGGCACCAGCGTGTCGGAGCGCGTGAGCCGCTTCGACTCTAAGCCCGCGCCCTCCGCGCAGGCAGCGCCGCCGCCGCATCCGCCGTCCCGGCTGCAGGAGACGCGGAAGCTGTTCGAACGGAGCGTCCCGGCGGCCGCGGGCGGCGACAAGGAGGCCGCGGCGCGGCGGCTGCTGAGGCAGGAGCGCGCCGGCCTGCAGGACCGGAAGCTGGACGTCGTGGTGCGCTTCAACGGCAGCACAGAGGCTCTGGACAAGCTGGACGCCGACGCCGTGTCGCCGACGGTCAGCCAGCTCAGCGCAGTCTTTGAGAAGGCCGACTCGAGGACCGGCCTCCACCGTGGGCTCGGGCTCCCTAGGGCGGCGGCCGCAGGAGCTCCCCAGGTCAACTCGAAGCTGGTCAGTAAGAGATCTCGGGTGTTCCAGCCGCCACCGTCCGCCCCGTCGGGGGATGCCCCAACCGAGAAGGAGCGCGGCCCCGGAGGGCAGCAGCCCCCACAGCACCGAGTGGCCCCCGCCAGGCCGCCCCCTAAGCCCCGGGAGGTGCGCAAGATTAAGCCGGTGGAGGTGGAGGAGAGTGGGGAGTCGGAGGCCGAGGCGGCACCTGGGGAGGTGATCCAGGCGGAGGTGACGGTCCACGCGGCCCTGGAGAATGGCAGCACCTTGGCAACCACAGCCGGCCCAGCGCCCGAGGAGCAGAAGGCGCAAGCGGCCccggaggaggaggcggcggcgacCGTAGGGGCGCCTGAGAGAGGCTTAGGCAATGGCCGGGCCCCGGACTTGGCCCCGGAGGAGGCCGATGAGTCCAAGAAGGAGGACTTCTCAGAGGCAGACTTGGTGGACGTGAGCGCCTACAGTGGGCTGGGGGAGGACTCTGGGGGCAGTGCCCTGGAGGAGGACGACGAAGAAGACGAGGAGGATGGGGAGCCCCCCTATGAACCCGAGTCCGGGTGCGTGGAGATTCCAGGGCTCTCGGAGGAAGAGGACCCGGCCCCGAGCAGGAAGATCCATTTTAGCACAGCGCCCATTCAA GTATTCAGCACCTACTCTAATGAGGACTATGATCGTCGCAACGAGGATGTGGATCCCATGGCAGCCTCTGCCGAGTACGAGCTGGAGAAGCGGGTGGAGAGGTTGGAGCTGTTCCCTGTGGAGCTGGAGAAGG ACTCCGAGGGCCTGGGCATCAGCATCATAGGCATGGGGGCTGGCGCAGACATGGGCCTGGAGAAGCTGGGCATCTTCGTCAAGACCGTGACTGAGGGGGGTGCGGCCCACCGGGATGGCAG GATCCAGGTGAACGATCTCCTGGTGGAGGTGGATGGAACAAGCTTGGTGGGCGTAACCCAGAGCTTTGCAGCCTCCGTGCTCCGGAACACCAAGGGCCGTGTGAG GTTTATGATTGGCCGGGAGCGGCCAGGCGAGCAGAGCGAGGTGGCCCAACTAATTCAGCAGACTCTGGAACAGGAGCGATGGCAGCGGGAGATGATGGAGCAGAGATACGCGCAATACGGGGAGGATGACGAGGAG ACAGGAGAGTATGCCACAGATGAGGATGAGGAGCTGAGCCCCACATTTCCAGGCGGCGAGATGGCCATTGAGGTGTTCGAGCTAGCAGAGAACGAGGATGCCTTGTCCCCTGTGGACATGGAGCCCGAGAAGCTGGTGCACAAGTTCAAGGAG ctcCAGATCAAGCATGCAGTGACTGAGGCAGAGATCCAGCAGCTGAAAAGAAAG CTGCAGAGCCTAGAGCAGGAGAAGGGGCGGTGGCGGGTGGAGAAGGCCCAGCTGGAGCAGAGCGTGGAGGAGAACAAGGAGCGCATGGAGAAACTGGAGGGCTACTGGGGTGAGGCCCAGAGCCTGTGCCAGGCTGTGGATGAGCACCTGCGGGAGACCCAGGCCCAGTACCAGGCCTTGGAGCGCAAGTACAGCAAGGCCAAGCGCCTCATCAAGGACTACCAGCAGAA ATCTCAGAACTGGAAGGAAACCTGCAAACACTGA
- the PPP1R9B gene encoding neurabin-2 isoform X1, with protein MMKTEPRGPGGPLRSASPHRSAYEAGIQALKPPDAPGPDEAPKAAHHKKYGSNVHRIKSMFLQMGTTAGPPGEAGGGAGSTEAPRAPERGVRLSLPRASSLNENVDHSALLKLGTSVSERVSRFDSKPAPSAQAAPPPHPPSRLQETRKLFERSVPAAAGGDKEAAARRLLRQERAGLQDRKLDVVVRFNGSTEALDKLDADAVSPTVSQLSAVFEKADSRTGLHRGLGLPRAAAAGAPQVNSKLVSKRSRVFQPPPSAPSGDAPTEKERGPGGQQPPQHRVAPARPPPKPREVRKIKPVEVEESGESEAEAAPGEVIQAEVTVHAALENGSTLATTAGPAPEEQKAQAAPEEEAAATVGAPERGLGNGRAPDLAPEEADESKKEDFSEADLVDVSAYSGLGEDSGGSALEEDDEEDEEDGEPPYEPESGCVEIPGLSEEEDPAPSRKIHFSTAPIQVFSTYSNEDYDRRNEDVDPMAASAEYELEKRVERLELFPVELEKDSEGLGISIIGMGAGADMGLEKLGIFVKTVTEGGAAHRDGRIQVNDLLVEVDGTSLVGVTQSFAASVLRNTKGRVRFMIGRERPGEQSEVAQLIQQTLEQERWQREMMEQRYAQYGEDDEETGEYATDEDEELSPTFPGGEMAIEVFELAENEDALSPVDMEPEKLVHKFKELQIKHAVTEAEIQQLKRKLQSLEQEKGRWRVEKAQLEQSVEENKERMEKLEGYWGEAQSLCQAVDEHLRETQAQYQALERKYSKAKRLIKDYQQKEIEFLKKETAQRRVLEESELARKEEMDKLLDKISELEGNLQTLRNSNST; from the exons ATGATGAAGACGGAGCCGCGGGGGCCCGGGGGTCCCCTCCGGAGCGCCTCTCCGCACCGCAGCGCATACGAGGCGGGCATCCAGGCTCTGAAGCCGCCCGACGCGCCCGGGCCCGACGAGGCACCCAAGGCAGCCCACCACAAGAAATATGGCTCCAATGTCCACCGCATCAAAAGTATGTTCCTGCAGATGGGCACGACGGCCGGGCCGCCGGGTGAGGCGGGCGGCGGCGCGGGCTCCACCGAGGCCCCGCGGGCGCCAGAGCGCGGCGTGCGCCTGTCGCTGCCGCGGGCCAGCAGCCTGAACGAGAACGTGGACCATAGCGCCCTGCTCAAGCTGGGCACCAGCGTGTCGGAGCGCGTGAGCCGCTTCGACTCTAAGCCCGCGCCCTCCGCGCAGGCAGCGCCGCCGCCGCATCCGCCGTCCCGGCTGCAGGAGACGCGGAAGCTGTTCGAACGGAGCGTCCCGGCGGCCGCGGGCGGCGACAAGGAGGCCGCGGCGCGGCGGCTGCTGAGGCAGGAGCGCGCCGGCCTGCAGGACCGGAAGCTGGACGTCGTGGTGCGCTTCAACGGCAGCACAGAGGCTCTGGACAAGCTGGACGCCGACGCCGTGTCGCCGACGGTCAGCCAGCTCAGCGCAGTCTTTGAGAAGGCCGACTCGAGGACCGGCCTCCACCGTGGGCTCGGGCTCCCTAGGGCGGCGGCCGCAGGAGCTCCCCAGGTCAACTCGAAGCTGGTCAGTAAGAGATCTCGGGTGTTCCAGCCGCCACCGTCCGCCCCGTCGGGGGATGCCCCAACCGAGAAGGAGCGCGGCCCCGGAGGGCAGCAGCCCCCACAGCACCGAGTGGCCCCCGCCAGGCCGCCCCCTAAGCCCCGGGAGGTGCGCAAGATTAAGCCGGTGGAGGTGGAGGAGAGTGGGGAGTCGGAGGCCGAGGCGGCACCTGGGGAGGTGATCCAGGCGGAGGTGACGGTCCACGCGGCCCTGGAGAATGGCAGCACCTTGGCAACCACAGCCGGCCCAGCGCCCGAGGAGCAGAAGGCGCAAGCGGCCccggaggaggaggcggcggcgacCGTAGGGGCGCCTGAGAGAGGCTTAGGCAATGGCCGGGCCCCGGACTTGGCCCCGGAGGAGGCCGATGAGTCCAAGAAGGAGGACTTCTCAGAGGCAGACTTGGTGGACGTGAGCGCCTACAGTGGGCTGGGGGAGGACTCTGGGGGCAGTGCCCTGGAGGAGGACGACGAAGAAGACGAGGAGGATGGGGAGCCCCCCTATGAACCCGAGTCCGGGTGCGTGGAGATTCCAGGGCTCTCGGAGGAAGAGGACCCGGCCCCGAGCAGGAAGATCCATTTTAGCACAGCGCCCATTCAA GTATTCAGCACCTACTCTAATGAGGACTATGATCGTCGCAACGAGGATGTGGATCCCATGGCAGCCTCTGCCGAGTACGAGCTGGAGAAGCGGGTGGAGAGGTTGGAGCTGTTCCCTGTGGAGCTGGAGAAGG ACTCCGAGGGCCTGGGCATCAGCATCATAGGCATGGGGGCTGGCGCAGACATGGGCCTGGAGAAGCTGGGCATCTTCGTCAAGACCGTGACTGAGGGGGGTGCGGCCCACCGGGATGGCAG GATCCAGGTGAACGATCTCCTGGTGGAGGTGGATGGAACAAGCTTGGTGGGCGTAACCCAGAGCTTTGCAGCCTCCGTGCTCCGGAACACCAAGGGCCGTGTGAG GTTTATGATTGGCCGGGAGCGGCCAGGCGAGCAGAGCGAGGTGGCCCAACTAATTCAGCAGACTCTGGAACAGGAGCGATGGCAGCGGGAGATGATGGAGCAGAGATACGCGCAATACGGGGAGGATGACGAGGAG ACAGGAGAGTATGCCACAGATGAGGATGAGGAGCTGAGCCCCACATTTCCAGGCGGCGAGATGGCCATTGAGGTGTTCGAGCTAGCAGAGAACGAGGATGCCTTGTCCCCTGTGGACATGGAGCCCGAGAAGCTGGTGCACAAGTTCAAGGAG ctcCAGATCAAGCATGCAGTGACTGAGGCAGAGATCCAGCAGCTGAAAAGAAAG CTGCAGAGCCTAGAGCAGGAGAAGGGGCGGTGGCGGGTGGAGAAGGCCCAGCTGGAGCAGAGCGTGGAGGAGAACAAGGAGCGCATGGAGAAACTGGAGGGCTACTGGGGTGAGGCCCAGAGCCTGTGCCAGGCTGTGGATGAGCACCTGCGGGAGACCCAGGCCCAGTACCAGGCCTTGGAGCGCAAGTACAGCAAGGCCAAGCGCCTCATCAAGGACTACCAGCAGAA GGAGATTGAGTTCCTGAAAAAGGAGACAGCACAGCGCCGGGTTCTGGAGGAGTCAGAGCTGGCTAGGAAGGAAGAGATGGATAAGCTCCTAGACAAG ATCTCAGAACTGGAAGGAAACCTGCAAACACTGAGGAATTCCAATTCTACTTAA